The following are encoded together in the Lathyrus oleraceus cultivar Zhongwan6 chromosome 3, CAAS_Psat_ZW6_1.0, whole genome shotgun sequence genome:
- the LOC127127264 gene encoding putative zinc transporter At3g08650, with amino-acid sequence MAPNLKLRLGVSLLFILLSFLVIVTSNAELENEVLRSKVRAAPHKDVGSVVIDGTGVENAYKVENGNNVVGNKKGGSNRVSVSTVALFTLAMAAATGLGAVPFFFVELDPQWAGLCNGMAAGVMLAASFDLIQEGQEYGSGSWVVTGILAGGIFIWLCKKFLEQYGEVSMLDLKGADATKVVLVIGIMTLHSFGEGSGVGVSFAGSKGFSQGLLVTLAIAVHNIPEGLAVSMVLASRGVSPQNAMLWSVITSLPQPIVAVPSFICADAFSKFLPFCTGFAAGCMIWMVIAEVLPDAFKEASPSQVASAATLSVAFMEALSTFFENFTHDYNSEDASGFFVSLLFGLGPFLGGILLVAFALAFHLKHALLMGTACGIAFVLGAWRPLQLILSSKLGLIPVTSLLAMGAALIHMSSSGVLKLAASKKTSAHTLPTITGFPLSIHTLQSFISCGAVAFHALAEGLALGVAAPKAYGLGRHMVLPVSLHGLPRGAAVASCIFGATDSWHGSLAAAAIIGFMGPISAIGAILSGIDYSGLDHIMVLACGGLIPSFGSVVKRSLSLDKRKSTCGLIIGIGFATLCLTFTRLVCLHTPYCNSAPEAVR; translated from the exons ATGGCTCCAAATCTGAAGTTAAGATTAGGTGTTTCCTTGTTGTTTATACTGTTGAGCTTTCTTGTGATTGTAACTTCGAATGCGGAATTGGAAAATGAGGTTTTGCGTAGTAAGGTAAGAGCGGCTCCACATAAGGATGTTGGATCTGTTGTAATTGATGGTACTGGTGTAGAGAATGCCTATAAGGTTGAGAATGGAAATAATGTGGTGGGTAATAAGAAGGGTGGAAGCAATAGAGTTTCGGTCTCAACGGTTGCGTTATTTACATTGGCAATGGCAGCTGCCACTGGTTTAGGTGCAGTTCCCTTCTTCTTTGTAGAACTTGATCCACAATGGGCCGGGTTATGTAACGGAATGGCTGCAGGTGTAATGTTGGCTGCAAGTTTTGATTTAATACAGGAAGGGCAGGAGTATGGTTCTGGAAGCTGGGTTGTTACTGGAATTCTAGCTGGTGGAATCTTTATTTGGCTATGTAAAAAG TTTCTTGAGCAATATGGGGAAGTAAGCATGTTGGATTTAAAAGGTGCTGATGCAACCAAAGTTGTTCTTGTTATTGGAATAATGACTCTTCATTCTTTTGGAGAGGGATCTGGGGTTGGGGTCTCCTTTGCAGGCTCAAAGGGTTTTAGTCAAGGCTTGTTGGTAACCTTGGCTATTGCGGTGCACAACATACCAGAGGGATTAGCTGTGAGTATGGTGCTTGCATCAAGGGGTGTTTCTCCACAGAATGCTATGTTATGGAGCGTAATTACATCTTTACCGCAG CCAATTGTAGCTGTTCCTTCTTTCATTTGTGCGGATGCATTCAGCAAGTTTCTTCCTTTTTGTACGGGATTTGCTGCTGGATGCATGATTTGGATGGTTATTGCTGAAGTACTCCCTGATGCATTCAAG GAAGCTTCACCTTCGCAGGTTGCGTCAGCTGCAACCCTTTCTGTAGCATTTATGGAAGCTCTCAGCACCTTCTTTGAGAACTTCACCCATGATTACAA CTCTGAGGATGCTTCTGGCTTCTTTGTTTCATTACTTTTTGGACTTGGTCCGTTCCTTGGCGGGATTTTGCTGGTTGCATTTGCTCTTGCTTTTCATCTCAAGCACGCTCTTCTCATGGGCACTGCTTGCGGTATTGCCTTTGTCCTTGGTGCATGGCGACCCTTGCAGCTTATTTTGTCTTCAAAATTGGGACTTATTCCTGTCACTTCTCTCCTTGCAATGGGAGCCGCTTTAATCCACATGTCTTCTTCTGGTGTATTGAAGCTTGCTGCTTCAAAAAAAACCTCAGCCCATACCTTACCTACAATCACTGGCTTCCCACTCAGTATTCACACCCTTCAATCATTCATATCATGTGGTGCAGTTGCTTTTCACGCTCTGGCTGAAGGACTTGCATTGGGAGTTGCTGCACCAAAGGCATATGGACTTGGTCGTCATATGGTTCTTCCAGTCTCTTTACACGGGCTTCCTCGAGGTGCAGCTGTGGCTAGCTGTATATTTGGAGCCACTGATAGCTGGCATGGTTCTCTTGCAGCAGCTGCCATAATTGGATTCATGGGTCCGATATCTGCAATTGGAGCTATTCTAAGTGGTATTGATTATAGTGGTCTTGATCACATTATGGTTCTTGCCTGTGGGGGATTAATCCCTAGCTTTGGCAGTGTAGTTAAGAGGTCGCTTAGTTTGGATAAACGGAAAAGCACTTGTGGCCTTATCATAGGTATCGGTTTTGCTACTTTATGCCTAACATTCACTAGATTGGTTTGCTTACACACACCATACTGTAATTCTGCGCCAGAGGCTGTTAGATAA
- the LOC127127263 gene encoding protein RETICULATA-RELATED 2, chloroplastic translates to MATTALLRFTPTSGKTNSHAIPFSSPLSSSSPQLNNRSVYLTKPTHLPQRLKLSFAAGGDGGDGVGRGGSSGGGGGGENWGGADKDDGNSNSKDSSFGILGLFLNGWRSRVAADPQFPFKVLMEELVGVTACVLGDMASRPNFGLNELDFVFSTLVVGAILNFTLMYLLAPSLGSASATLPAIFASCPKSHMFEPGAFSLLDRLGTLVYKGTIFSAVGFGAGLAGTALSNGLIKLRKKMDPTFETPNKAPPTLLNSLTWAAHMGLSSNLRYQTLNGAEFMLERGLNPLVFKASVLVLRVANNVLGGMSFVVLARLTGAQSSGVKKPSELEVGLVEKAEREREEEALESSNQTTATK, encoded by the coding sequence ATGGCAACTACGGCTCTTTTGCGTTTTACACCCACCTCTGGTAAAACTAACAGCCATGCAATTCCATTTTCATCACCATTATCATCGTCATCACCTCAGTTGAATAACCGTTCTGTTTATCTCACCAAACCAACCCATTTGCCTCAAAGATTGAAACTTTCATTTGCTGCTGGAGGTGATGGAGGTGATGGGGTTGGCCGTGGTGGTAGTAGTGGTGGAGGTGGTGGAGGTGAAAATTGGGGTGGTGCTGATAAGGATGATGGAAATTCAAATTCCAAAGATTCATCTTTTGGGATTTTGGGTTTGTTTCTGAATGGTTGGAGATCAAGGGTTGCTGCTGATCCACAATTTCCTTTCAAGGTTTTGATGGAAGAGTTGGTTGGTGTTACTGCATGTGTTTTAGGTGATATGGCTTCAAGGCCTAATTTCGGTTTGAATGAACTCGACTTTGTTTTTTCAACTCTTGTTGTTGGTGCTATTCTCAATTTCACACTCATGTATCTGTTAGCACCATCGTTAGGATCTGCTTCAGCTACTTTGCCTGCAATCTTTGCATCTTGTCCTAAGAGTCACATGTTTGAACCTGGTGCTTTTAGTTTATTGGATAGGTTAGGTACTTTGGTCTACAAAGGAACCATTTTTTCTGCAGTTGGATTCGGTGCTGGTCTTGCTGGAACTGCGCTTTCAAATGGGTTGATTAAGTTGAGGAAGAAGATGGATCCAACCTTTGAAACACCGAACAAAGCACCACCTACTTTACTCAACTCTCTCACTTGGGCTGCTCATATGGGTCTCAGCAGCAACTTGAGGTACCAAACACTTAACGGGGCCGAGTTCATGTTGGAGAGAGGTCTTAATCCTTTGGTGTTCAAGGCTTCCGTGTTGGTGCTTAGGGTTGCGAACAATGTTCTTGGAGGAATGTCTTTTGTGGTTTTGGCAAGGTTGACAGGAGCGCAAAGTTCCGGTGTAAAGAAGCCGTCAGAATTGGAGGTTGGATTAGTTGAGAAAGCTGAAAGGGAAAGGGAAGAAGAGGCTTTGGAGAGtagcaaccaaacaacagcaacaaAGTGA